Proteins found in one Sorghum bicolor cultivar BTx623 chromosome 1, Sorghum_bicolor_NCBIv3, whole genome shotgun sequence genomic segment:
- the LOC8066523 gene encoding E3 ubiquitin-protein ligase BRE1-like 2 isoform X1 has protein sequence MDSTALQYENQKLVQQLEAQKSEMYALERKFKELRDEQCSYDKTLISLNKLWNQLIDDLVLLGVRAGGDLDNLQALDHEELSEESLESCPSEEIFLLRLLKSSNIRDNSDTSLLEFVEEALAFRCSATITLMKSLQETISSQQAKSELLSLALNAQKSNEDVIVALQNHNDCLKEVAENASQAISIINEKHKRYLDEIEAFKSNHSSELQEIKRISGELEESTAELEESRRKLVVLQLQRHGSVMDASGANAVNGGISTHKSSDKSMSWQDLKDAVDAAKTLAGNRLLELHQTQEDNLILSKELGDLEGQLRDEKYVLVSKPYMILNDKLQHLNAEIDRYRGLVEVLQNDKDQLMQREKEICAKSESVDGIKQTITTYETKIEELETQIQILFSEKNDLETKVEETLQDSGKKDFKDEIHVMAAALSNELGMMENQLSRSKDAASEALALREQAESLRSLVAKKIEEHKKISDKYNSQVIEIKSLKALVEELEQEKQELEFIADMYAKESSLSRTLADIEESETRARNQAEYLRSNLEEHSLELRVKAANEAEAACQQRLSFAEVELEELRTKVDASERDVVELKEAIRIKEAEGDAYISDIETIGQAYEDMQTQNQHLLQQLTDRDDFNIKLVSDSVKMKQACSSLLSDKLMLEKQLQQVNTSLESSKLKIARGEEQMNTCVAQAIKTSAENRHLTISLERIAVEVSNTDKELKWLRSSVGSSEKEYEQTQQKISELRALLEHERNERRRLEEQYEEVKNEVMELTSETEEITIQKLQDEIKECKAILKCGVCFDRPKEVVITKCFHLFCSPCIQRNLEIRHRKCPGCGTPFGQNDVREVKI, from the exons ATGGATTCCACAGCTCTTCAATATGAAAACCAAAAGTTGGTGCAACAACTGGAGGCACAGAAGTCTGAAATGTATGCATTGGAGCGCAAGTTCAAGGAGCTGAGAGATGAGCAATGTTCTTATGACAAGACTCTGATTTCTTTGAATAAACTGTGGAATCAG CTGATTGATGATTTGGTTCTGCTTGGAGTACGGGCTGGTGGGGATTTGGATAATTTGCAAGCACTTGACCATGAAGAGTTATCAGAAG AATCTTTGGAATCATGTCCTTCGGAGGAGATATTTCTCTTAAGGCTCTTGAAGTCAAGCAACATCAGAGATAATAGTGACACTAGCTTGTTGGAATTTGTTGAAGAAGCTCTTGCTTTTCGGTGTTCAGCAACTATTACTCTGATGAAGTCCCTGCAAGAGACTATTTCTTCACAGCAAGCTAAAAGTGAACTTTTGTCTTTAGCTTTGAATGCACAGAAGTCAAATGAAG ATGTTATTGTTGCCCTTCAAAATCATAATGATTGCTTGAAAGAGGTTGCTGAGAATGCGAGTCAAGCTATCTCTATTATCAACGAGAAGCACAAAAGGTATCTTGATGAGATTGAGGCTTTTAAAAGCAACCattcaagtgagctacaggaaATCAAGCGTATTTCAG GTGAGCTAGAGGAAAGCACTGCAGAGCTTGAGGAAAGTCGAAGGAAGTTGGTTGTGCTCCAGTTGCAGAGGCATGGTTCTGTAATGGATGCATCTGGGGCAAATGCTGTGAATGGTGGTATTTCTACTCATAAATCTTCAGATAAAAGTATGAGCTGGCAAGACCTCaaagatgctgttgatgcagctAAG ACCCTCGCAGGAAACCGTCTATTGGAACTTCATCAGACTCAAGAGGATAATCTGATACTATCCAAGGAGCTGGGAGATCTTGAG GGGCAATTGAGAGATGAGAAGTATGTCTTGGTATCCAAACCGTACATGATTCTTAATGATAAACTACAGCATTTGAATGCTGAGATAGATCGTTATAGAGGGTTGGTTGAAGTTTTACAG AATGACAAGGACCAGCTCATGCAAAGGGAGAAAGAAATTTGTGCAAAATCAGAATCAGTCGATGGTATTAAACAAACAATTACCACATATGAGACCAAAATTGAAGAACTGGAAACTCAAATTCAGATACTCTTTTCTGAAAAGAATGATCTTGAAACCAAGGTTGAGGAGACTTTGCAAGATTCAG GTAAGAAAGACTTCAAGGATGAGATTCATGTTATGGCCGCAGCACTCTCCAATGAACTGGGTATGATGGAGAATCAGTTGAGTCGATCAAAGGATGCAGCTTCTGAAGCACTTGCATTGCGTGAGCAAGCAGAATCATTAAGATCATTGGTAGCTAAAAAG ATTGAGGAACACAAGAAGATATCCGATAAATACAACTCACAAGTAATTGAGATCAAGTCCCTCAAGGCATTG GTCGAGGAGTTGGAGCAGGAAAAGCAGGAGCTGGAGTTTATTGCAGATATGTACGCTAAAGAAAGTTCCTTGTCAAG GACACTTGCTGATATTGAAGAATCAGAAACCCGAGCTCGCAATCAAGCTGAATATTTGAGGAGCAATCTAGAGGAGCATAGTCTTGAGCTTCGGGTTAAAGCAGCAAATGAAGCTGAAGCTGCATGCCAGCAAAGGCTTTCCTTTGCTGAAGTGGAACTAGAAGAGTTAAGGACCAAAGTAGATGCATCGGAAAG AGATGTTGTGGAACTTAAGGAGGCAATAAGAATAAAAGAGGCTGAAGGAGATGCCTATATTTCCGATATTGAG ACAATTGGTCAAGCATATGAAGACATGCAAACACAAAATCAGCATCTTCTTCAACAGCTTACTGATAGAGATGACTTTAACATAAAG CTAGTATCAGATAGTGTGAAGATGAAACAAGCTTGTAGTTCCCTTCTCTCTGACAAGCTTATGCTAGAGAAGCAACTCCAGCAAGTTAACACTTCACTGGAGTCATCTAAACTGAAAATTGCCCGTGGTGAAGAGCAG ATGAACACTTGTGTAGCACAAGCTATAAAAACTTCAGCTGAAAACAGGCATCTTACTATTAGCCTGGAAAGGATTGCGGTGGAGGTATCTAACACAGATAAGGAACTCAAGTGGCTTCGGTCCTCTGTTGGATCCTCTGAGAAAGAATATGAGCAAACTCAGCAAAAGATATCTGAGCTGAGAGCGTTGCTGGAGCATGAGAG GAATGAGAGGCGGCGGCTTGAAGAACAATATGAAGAGGTGAAAAATGAAGTTATGGAGCTGACCTCTGAGACTGAAGAGATTACTATCCAGAAACTTCAGGATGAAATAAAAGAATGCAAGGCTATTCTCAAGTGTGGTGTCTGCTTTGACCGGCCTAAAGAG GTTGTGATCACCAAATGTTTCCACCTATTCTGCTCGCCATGCATTCAGAGGAACCTTGAGATTCGCCACCGGAAATGTCCTGGCTGTGGAACCCCATTCGGACAAAATGACGTTAGGGAGGTGAAGATATGA
- the LOC8066523 gene encoding E3 ubiquitin-protein ligase BRE1-like 2 isoform X3 — MYAKESSLSRTLADIEESETRARNQAEYLRSNLEEHSLELRVKAANEAEAACQQRLSFAEVELEELRTKVDASERDVVELKEAIRIKEAEGDAYISDIETIGQAYEDMQTQNQHLLQQLTDRDDFNIKLVSDSVKMKQACSSLLSDKLMLEKQLQQVNTSLESSKLKIARGEEQMNTCVAQAIKTSAENRHLTISLERIAVEVSNTDKELKWLRSSVGSSEKEYEQTQQKISELRALLEHERNERRRLEEQYEEVKNEVMELTSETEEITIQKLQDEIKECKAILKCGVCFDRPKEVVITKCFHLFCSPCIQRNLEIRHRKCPGCGTPFGQNDVREVKI, encoded by the exons ATGTACGCTAAAGAAAGTTCCTTGTCAAG GACACTTGCTGATATTGAAGAATCAGAAACCCGAGCTCGCAATCAAGCTGAATATTTGAGGAGCAATCTAGAGGAGCATAGTCTTGAGCTTCGGGTTAAAGCAGCAAATGAAGCTGAAGCTGCATGCCAGCAAAGGCTTTCCTTTGCTGAAGTGGAACTAGAAGAGTTAAGGACCAAAGTAGATGCATCGGAAAG AGATGTTGTGGAACTTAAGGAGGCAATAAGAATAAAAGAGGCTGAAGGAGATGCCTATATTTCCGATATTGAG ACAATTGGTCAAGCATATGAAGACATGCAAACACAAAATCAGCATCTTCTTCAACAGCTTACTGATAGAGATGACTTTAACATAAAG CTAGTATCAGATAGTGTGAAGATGAAACAAGCTTGTAGTTCCCTTCTCTCTGACAAGCTTATGCTAGAGAAGCAACTCCAGCAAGTTAACACTTCACTGGAGTCATCTAAACTGAAAATTGCCCGTGGTGAAGAGCAG ATGAACACTTGTGTAGCACAAGCTATAAAAACTTCAGCTGAAAACAGGCATCTTACTATTAGCCTGGAAAGGATTGCGGTGGAGGTATCTAACACAGATAAGGAACTCAAGTGGCTTCGGTCCTCTGTTGGATCCTCTGAGAAAGAATATGAGCAAACTCAGCAAAAGATATCTGAGCTGAGAGCGTTGCTGGAGCATGAGAG GAATGAGAGGCGGCGGCTTGAAGAACAATATGAAGAGGTGAAAAATGAAGTTATGGAGCTGACCTCTGAGACTGAAGAGATTACTATCCAGAAACTTCAGGATGAAATAAAAGAATGCAAGGCTATTCTCAAGTGTGGTGTCTGCTTTGACCGGCCTAAAGAG GTTGTGATCACCAAATGTTTCCACCTATTCTGCTCGCCATGCATTCAGAGGAACCTTGAGATTCGCCACCGGAAATGTCCTGGCTGTGGAACCCCATTCGGACAAAATGACGTTAGGGAGGTGAAGATATGA
- the LOC8080415 gene encoding nuclear transcription factor Y subunit A-4, with product MLLREMDGDPFHPMPNYDFLSGNGYSLKQLVRSNSDIDSSSSKSEQSRQDLSDSSLNGQRTPTQSDNNDICGKRDQGMVKSLLSFGSPEAAFSPHKFDYSQSFACASYTADPYHGGVLAGYTSNGSVHPQINGAANTRVPLPVGPAAEEPIFVNAKQYNAILRRRQIRAKLEAQNKLVKGRKPYLHESRHRHAMKRVRGPGGRFLNKKELQEQQQQQQKALPSLQTPTGRVSISKMAFGRDLCTESSTSHSPSTSSGISSVSNGSGMLAHQEHISFASANFLPSMNFRVENGGEKMAVNGVRHHTPVVR from the exons ATGCTTCTGCGAGAAATGGATGGTGATCCATTCCATCCCATGCCCAACTAT GATTTCCTGTCTGGGAATGGCTATTCATTAAAGCAGTTAGTTCGTAGCAACTCTGATATAGACTCTTCATCATCCAAATCTGAGCAGTCTCGGCAAGACTTATCTGACAGTAGTCTCAATGGACAACGCACACCAACACAATCTG ATAACAACGATATTTGTGGAAAGCGGGACCAGGGCATGGTGAAGTCTTTGTTGTCCTTTGGTAGCCCGGAAGCTGCCTTTTCCCCTCACAAGTTTGACTACAGCCAGTCTTTC GCTTGTGCTTCTTATACTGCTGATCCATATCACGGTGGGGTGTTGGCAGGATACACTTCAAATGGAAGT GTTCATCCCCAAATTAATGGTGCAGCAAACACTAGGGTACCATTGCCTGTTGGGCCTGCAGCAGAGGAACCCATATTTGTCAATGCAAAGCAATACAATGCTATCCTCCGGAGGAGGCAAATACGCGCAAAATTGGAGGCTCAAAATAAACTGGTGAAAGGTCGGAAG CCATATCTCCATGAATCTCGGCATCGTCATGCAATGAAGCGAGTCCGCGGACCAGGAGGCCGTTTCCTCAACAAAAAggagctccaggagcagcagcagcagcagcagaaggcTCTGCCTTCACTTCAGACTCCAACAGGCAGAGTCAGCATCAGCAAAATGGCCTTCGGCAGGGACCTGTGCACTGAAAGCAGCACATCTCACTCGCCTTCGACAAGCTCTGGGATCTCAAGTGTTTCAAACGGGAGTGGCATGCTGGCTCATCAAGAGCACATCAGCTTTGCATCTGCTAACTTCCTCCCCAGCATGAACTTCCGCGTGGAGAACGGAGGTGAAAAGATGGCTGTCAATGGCGTCCGCCACCACACCCCTGTCGTGAGGTGA
- the LOC8066523 gene encoding E3 ubiquitin-protein ligase BRE1-like 2 isoform X2, with product MDASGANAVNGGISTHKSSDKSMSWQDLKDAVDAAKTLAGNRLLELHQTQEDNLILSKELGDLEGQLRDEKYVLVSKPYMILNDKLQHLNAEIDRYRGLVEVLQNDKDQLMQREKEICAKSESVDGIKQTITTYETKIEELETQIQILFSEKNDLETKVEETLQDSGKKDFKDEIHVMAAALSNELGMMENQLSRSKDAASEALALREQAESLRSLVAKKIEEHKKISDKYNSQVIEIKSLKALVEELEQEKQELEFIADMYAKESSLSRTLADIEESETRARNQAEYLRSNLEEHSLELRVKAANEAEAACQQRLSFAEVELEELRTKVDASERDVVELKEAIRIKEAEGDAYISDIETIGQAYEDMQTQNQHLLQQLTDRDDFNIKLVSDSVKMKQACSSLLSDKLMLEKQLQQVNTSLESSKLKIARGEEQMNTCVAQAIKTSAENRHLTISLERIAVEVSNTDKELKWLRSSVGSSEKEYEQTQQKISELRALLEHERNERRRLEEQYEEVKNEVMELTSETEEITIQKLQDEIKECKAILKCGVCFDRPKEVVITKCFHLFCSPCIQRNLEIRHRKCPGCGTPFGQNDVREVKI from the exons ATGGATGCATCTGGGGCAAATGCTGTGAATGGTGGTATTTCTACTCATAAATCTTCAGATAAAAGTATGAGCTGGCAAGACCTCaaagatgctgttgatgcagctAAG ACCCTCGCAGGAAACCGTCTATTGGAACTTCATCAGACTCAAGAGGATAATCTGATACTATCCAAGGAGCTGGGAGATCTTGAG GGGCAATTGAGAGATGAGAAGTATGTCTTGGTATCCAAACCGTACATGATTCTTAATGATAAACTACAGCATTTGAATGCTGAGATAGATCGTTATAGAGGGTTGGTTGAAGTTTTACAG AATGACAAGGACCAGCTCATGCAAAGGGAGAAAGAAATTTGTGCAAAATCAGAATCAGTCGATGGTATTAAACAAACAATTACCACATATGAGACCAAAATTGAAGAACTGGAAACTCAAATTCAGATACTCTTTTCTGAAAAGAATGATCTTGAAACCAAGGTTGAGGAGACTTTGCAAGATTCAG GTAAGAAAGACTTCAAGGATGAGATTCATGTTATGGCCGCAGCACTCTCCAATGAACTGGGTATGATGGAGAATCAGTTGAGTCGATCAAAGGATGCAGCTTCTGAAGCACTTGCATTGCGTGAGCAAGCAGAATCATTAAGATCATTGGTAGCTAAAAAG ATTGAGGAACACAAGAAGATATCCGATAAATACAACTCACAAGTAATTGAGATCAAGTCCCTCAAGGCATTG GTCGAGGAGTTGGAGCAGGAAAAGCAGGAGCTGGAGTTTATTGCAGATATGTACGCTAAAGAAAGTTCCTTGTCAAG GACACTTGCTGATATTGAAGAATCAGAAACCCGAGCTCGCAATCAAGCTGAATATTTGAGGAGCAATCTAGAGGAGCATAGTCTTGAGCTTCGGGTTAAAGCAGCAAATGAAGCTGAAGCTGCATGCCAGCAAAGGCTTTCCTTTGCTGAAGTGGAACTAGAAGAGTTAAGGACCAAAGTAGATGCATCGGAAAG AGATGTTGTGGAACTTAAGGAGGCAATAAGAATAAAAGAGGCTGAAGGAGATGCCTATATTTCCGATATTGAG ACAATTGGTCAAGCATATGAAGACATGCAAACACAAAATCAGCATCTTCTTCAACAGCTTACTGATAGAGATGACTTTAACATAAAG CTAGTATCAGATAGTGTGAAGATGAAACAAGCTTGTAGTTCCCTTCTCTCTGACAAGCTTATGCTAGAGAAGCAACTCCAGCAAGTTAACACTTCACTGGAGTCATCTAAACTGAAAATTGCCCGTGGTGAAGAGCAG ATGAACACTTGTGTAGCACAAGCTATAAAAACTTCAGCTGAAAACAGGCATCTTACTATTAGCCTGGAAAGGATTGCGGTGGAGGTATCTAACACAGATAAGGAACTCAAGTGGCTTCGGTCCTCTGTTGGATCCTCTGAGAAAGAATATGAGCAAACTCAGCAAAAGATATCTGAGCTGAGAGCGTTGCTGGAGCATGAGAG GAATGAGAGGCGGCGGCTTGAAGAACAATATGAAGAGGTGAAAAATGAAGTTATGGAGCTGACCTCTGAGACTGAAGAGATTACTATCCAGAAACTTCAGGATGAAATAAAAGAATGCAAGGCTATTCTCAAGTGTGGTGTCTGCTTTGACCGGCCTAAAGAG GTTGTGATCACCAAATGTTTCCACCTATTCTGCTCGCCATGCATTCAGAGGAACCTTGAGATTCGCCACCGGAAATGTCCTGGCTGTGGAACCCCATTCGGACAAAATGACGTTAGGGAGGTGAAGATATGA